The DNA window CGTTTTGTTTGATCTTTTTGACGAATTCTTGGCCGGCTTCTGTATCGACTCCGGCGGATTTATAACTGATTTCTTCTTGCATGGACCCGCTCCAGAACAGAATTCCCGGATCGGGTCTAATGCCCAGAAAAAAAGCTATTTCATTTGATCGATTTGTTCCATTGCGGAGAGCTCTCCCGCAGCTGCAGGGCGAACTTTTAAAGCCTTGATCCCAGGCCCCAAGTCCACTGCTTCTCCAGCTTTTACCAAAACTCTTGCTTCGTCGTCTTTTCTGGTAATCTGAACACTACCCTCTCTCACTGCGAATGTTCCTGTTTCATTAGCAGGGTTTACCTGTCCCCAGAATTGGGTCCCTCTAACAGCAGCTACTACGGTAGGAGTGTCGATTGAGATGGATTCATTCTTTTTGAGTTTGGCAACTTTTACTAAAATATTGCCTGAATTGATCTTAATATAATTTTGATCCGCTCTCAATGCAGCAATAGAAGCCTCTGAGCCACCTAGAAGTCGAACTGTCCCTAAAGTAGTGGTTAGATCAAGAGTAGCATCCTTGTCTGTTTTTACAATTTCGGATTCAACAACACGATCACTTGCCTTCAGGACAGAGCCCGCTTTTTCTGCAGTCGCTTTTCCTACGATAAAGGAGACGATTGCATCCGTAGTTTCTTCTTCTTTAGGCTTGCAGAAGAAGAATAGGCTCGGAACTAAAAGGATCGTAACTAGCTTTGATATGGATATAGAGTTCATACGGATTCATAAAGCTAATACAAAGCGTCTAGACCGGGAACCAAAAAAATACTCTTTTGGAAAAAAATTTCTACCTGTTATGGGGAGGCTTTTTGTAATAACTGAGAGGCAAACCCTTCCAATTCTTCTCGGTTATTAGGGGAAGAAAAGAACAGATTATAATTAGGGTGCCCCTGCTTTTCATCCAAATGAAGAGATCTGACTAAATGGCGGACGGTCCCCTTGTTCCCATCATGAAGAATTGCCTCTGGATATAGGTCTTTGATCTCGTTTTTTAAGAATACGTAATGTGTGCATCCCAATACAAGAGCACGGATACCTTGTTCTTGCGGGATCTTTAATATGTTTTTAAGAAGAAGTTTGGCTTCTTCCCATTTCCCTTGATCTACCAGTGTAGCAAGACCGTCACAATTGAGGTGAAGTACCCTTTCCGATGCGCCTAATTCGGATTTTAAGTCCTGCAATTTTTCTTCTCTATGAGTAACTGAAGTGGCGAGTAACGCAATTTTTTCTCCAGGGTGGGCAAGAAGTGCGGGTTTGATAGCGGGTTCCATACCAAATACAGGTACGGATAATTCTTCCCTGAGTTTAGAGGCAGAAGCGGAAGTTGCAGTGTTACATGCAAGAAGGATCGCATCTACTTCTTCTTTTAAGAAGAAGTGACACACATTACGAGTGAGTTCCAAAACTTCTGAGGTTTGTTTCTCTCCATAAGGAGCATGTGCAAGATCTCCATAATAAAGAAAATTTACGGAATATGGAAGATCTAAGAGTTCCTTAAGAACGGAAAGTCCTCCCATTCCGGAATCCATCACTCCGATCTTAGGAACTCTTTCTTTATTGTTTTTCATATCCTAAGTGGAAGCTGTATAGTCCTCTATACTCTTTCTCAAAGTATTATAGATCCAACGGAATTTTTCCTCATCTTCTTCGAGAAGAGTAACCCTAAAACCGTCTCTATCCGTACAGAAAGAAGAAAGTGGGACTACGCATATTCCAGTGGAAGCCAAAAGATAATACACAAATCGACGATCAGGAGCGCAGTTCCCAAGAAGAGGGCGGATAAATTCTTCTGCCTTTGGATTGGAGATAGGAAGAGTCATCTTATCTCCTAAAACTCCCTTATCGAATGCAACAGTAAGATAGAAAGCTCCCTTAGGTTCTACTACAGTAACACCTCCCAGCCCTTTAAAAGACTCGGTAGCAAGTTTGGCCTTCTTCTTGAACTTCTCATTTCTTTCCTTTAAGTGGGGAAGAAACTGAGGATGGGAATATACTTCGGGAATTGCCATCTGAGGAAGAGTGGTAGAACATACTTCCAGCATCTTAGCGTCCAAAAGGGATTTTGCATATCTTGCAAAAACTGGATCCTTGTCTTTGTTGAATATCTCCAACCAGCCGCATCTTCCACCAGGCCAAGGAAATTCCTTGGACACGGAACGAAGAGCCATTCCAGGCACCTTATTACCTATCACTTCTGAAAGGTGGATTGTTCCCGTTTCGGAATAATTTACATGAGCGTATGTTTCGTCGCAGATAAGCATTACATCATATTTTTCTGCGATCTTAACGATCTCTCGCATTACATTTTTATCATATACTGCGCCGGTAGGGTTATCCGGATTGATGAGAAGAATACCTGCAATCGAGTCATTATATTTGACCTTGTTCTCAATATCTTCCAGATCAGGCATCCAACCTTGTTCCGGATTTAAGTTATAAGTCATATGCTCATAACCTGAGTGCGCTGCTTCCGCAGAAGATAGAGTAGAATATGCAGGACTTGGTCCTATAACCCGAGCCTCTCTTCTTAAAAACCCGAAAATTTTAGCGACCGCGTCACCGAGTCCGTTGAAAAATAAAATATCATCAGCGGTAATTTGGGCTCCGCCTCTTTCGTTCACTTTGTCCGCTAAAAAATTTCTGGTCTTCTCAAATCCTTGCGTAGCCGTATAGGCCCAGGACCTGTCTTCGAGGATCAGATCCGAAACTATTTTTTTCATCCAGGGAGCGACCTTCTCTCCTTTTTGGATGGGGTCCCCGATATTCTCGTACGTAATTGGAACTCCGAGAGCTTCTAACTTTTTAGCGACTCCTACGATCTGACGGATCTCGTAAATGAGAGCATCAGCACCGCTATGAACGATATTTCTTCTCATGTCTAGCCTTATGATTTTAGAAAAATTATTTCTGTATCAATCGAACGGTCAGTTCTTCCAGGGATTTTTCCCTATAGATCCTAAGTTTTAACCTGCCGCCTAATCCTACTATTCCTACCTGTTCCCTCAGATCATTAATATTTTTAACTTGGACTCCGTTTGCTTCCATAATGAAGTCGTATCGTTTCAAACCGGAACTTTCTGCGGAAGAACCCGGGTCAATATCGTAAACTAGAACTCCTTTCCAATCAGCAGGAATTCCAAGAGCCTTTCTATGGTCCGGAAGTGGGACAGTCGCCATCACACCCAAAGTAGCAGGTCGGATGATCCGTCCCTTATTCTCTTCGATGAGCTGGATTATCTTTTTGGCATAATTCATCGGGATAGCAAAGCCGATGCCGGTGTTCCTACCAGAGTCGCTACGGATCAAACGATTGATCCCAATTACTTCTCCGTAAATATTTAGAAGAGGCCCACCGCTGGAACCTGGGTTGATCATACTATCTGTCTGGATATGGGTTTGTCCTGTCTCATCCAGATCTTCCCTATACTTTGCGGAAACCACACCGACGGAAAAAGATCTTTCTAGGCCGAAAGGAGAACCGATTGCAATCGCCCAATCTCCCACTTCTATCTTATCGGAATCACCAAAAGAAACTGGTTTGAGTCCACTTCCTTCTTTAATTTTCAGAAGAGCTATGTCCGCTCTTTCATGGCTTCCCACAAATTTTGCAGGGAAAACACTACCGTCGGAAGCAATTACTTCTATACTTTCCGCGTCCGAGATAACGTGAAAATTTGTGACAACATACCCCTTTTCGTGAATGAGAAACCCGCTGCCAAAAGAGGAAAGTTTTTCAGTGCGATAATCGAAATATTGGTAAGGGCTTGTGATTGCTTCTGTTTTTTTGGTCCGTATAGAAACCACAGAATCTTTTGCAGAATTATAAACATTTCGAAAAGCATCCTGCAATTGGATCCCGGCTCTTTGGTCGGAATAGCCGAGCGGTTTACCACCTCGGAAAAAGGAGGACAAACCTCCTTCTCCCGGAAGAATGAGGACGAATAGGAATAAAACCAAAAGTCCGATATTGATCCAAACGATTTTAGGAAGACGAATATTCATGCAATCAGACTCAACCCACCTTCTACCTAACGGAAAGAATCGTCGACTCGGATTCTTTTCCGGGATACCCGTTTTGTT is part of the Leptospira andrefontaineae genome and encodes:
- the lsa19 gene encoding adhesin Lsa19 is translated as MNSISISKLVTILLVPSLFFFCKPKEEETTDAIVSFIVGKATAEKAGSVLKASDRVVESEIVKTDKDATLDLTTTLGTVRLLGGSEASIAALRADQNYIKINSGNILVKVAKLKKNESISIDTPTVVAAVRGTQFWGQVNPANETGTFAVREGSVQITRKDDEARVLVKAGEAVDLGPGIKALKVRPAAAGELSAMEQIDQMK
- the murI gene encoding glutamate racemase — its product is MKNNKERVPKIGVMDSGMGGLSVLKELLDLPYSVNFLYYGDLAHAPYGEKQTSEVLELTRNVCHFFLKEEVDAILLACNTATSASASKLREELSVPVFGMEPAIKPALLAHPGEKIALLATSVTHREEKLQDLKSELGASERVLHLNCDGLATLVDQGKWEEAKLLLKNILKIPQEQGIRALVLGCTHYVFLKNEIKDLYPEAILHDGNKGTVRHLVRSLHLDEKQGHPNYNLFFSSPNNREELEGFASQLLQKASP
- a CDS encoding pyridoxal phosphate-dependent aminotransferase, translating into MRRNIVHSGADALIYEIRQIVGVAKKLEALGVPITYENIGDPIQKGEKVAPWMKKIVSDLILEDRSWAYTATQGFEKTRNFLADKVNERGGAQITADDILFFNGLGDAVAKIFGFLRREARVIGPSPAYSTLSSAEAAHSGYEHMTYNLNPEQGWMPDLEDIENKVKYNDSIAGILLINPDNPTGAVYDKNVMREIVKIAEKYDVMLICDETYAHVNYSETGTIHLSEVIGNKVPGMALRSVSKEFPWPGGRCGWLEIFNKDKDPVFARYAKSLLDAKMLEVCSTTLPQMAIPEVYSHPQFLPHLKERNEKFKKKAKLATESFKGLGGVTVVEPKGAFYLTVAFDKGVLGDKMTLPISNPKAEEFIRPLLGNCAPDRRFVYYLLASTGICVVPLSSFCTDRDGFRVTLLEEDEEKFRWIYNTLRKSIEDYTAST
- a CDS encoding S1C family serine protease, which codes for MNIRLPKIVWINIGLLVLFLFVLILPGEGGLSSFFRGGKPLGYSDQRAGIQLQDAFRNVYNSAKDSVVSIRTKKTEAITSPYQYFDYRTEKLSSFGSGFLIHEKGYVVTNFHVISDAESIEVIASDGSVFPAKFVGSHERADIALLKIKEGSGLKPVSFGDSDKIEVGDWAIAIGSPFGLERSFSVGVVSAKYREDLDETGQTHIQTDSMINPGSSGGPLLNIYGEVIGINRLIRSDSGRNTGIGFAIPMNYAKKIIQLIEENKGRIIRPATLGVMATVPLPDHRKALGIPADWKGVLVYDIDPGSSAESSGLKRYDFIMEANGVQVKNINDLREQVGIVGLGGRLKLRIYREKSLEELTVRLIQK